A genomic stretch from Petrimonas mucosa includes:
- a CDS encoding ribonuclease HII, producing the protein MREHAPLQPWMFPDRIEAGCDEVGRGCLAGPVFAAAVILPPHFRCDALNDSKQLTGKMRRELRPLIERHALSYAVASCTPEEIDEMNILWASVAAMHKALAGLKILPDHILIDGNRFRPFREIPHTCVVKGDGKYMSIAAASVLAKSHRDEYMERLHREFPQYGWDHNKGYPTAAHRKAIRQYGITPHHRKSFQLTERQLKLEF; encoded by the coding sequence ATGAGAGAGCATGCCCCACTACAACCCTGGATGTTTCCCGACCGTATCGAAGCCGGTTGCGACGAGGTAGGACGCGGATGTCTGGCAGGACCGGTATTTGCCGCTGCCGTCATACTTCCGCCCCACTTCCGGTGTGACGCATTGAACGACTCCAAGCAGTTGACCGGAAAGATGCGCCGGGAGCTCCGCCCCCTGATCGAACGACACGCCCTGAGCTATGCCGTGGCGAGCTGCACCCCGGAAGAGATCGATGAGATGAATATCCTCTGGGCGTCGGTCGCGGCGATGCACAAAGCCCTGGCCGGGCTGAAGATTCTCCCCGACCATATCCTGATCGACGGAAACCGCTTCCGCCCATTCAGGGAGATCCCCCACACCTGTGTGGTGAAGGGCGACGGCAAGTACATGTCGATTGCTGCAGCCTCGGTACTGGCCAAGAGCCACCGTGACGAGTATATGGAGAGGCTGCACCGGGAGTTTCCACAGTATGGTTGGGATCACAACAAAGGATATCCCACCGCTGCACACCGCAAGGCGATCAGGCAGTACGGCATCACGCCTCATCACCGGAAGAGCTTCCAGTTAACGGAACGTCAGCTGAAACTGGAGTTTTAA
- a CDS encoding Tex family protein translates to MDRSIIISLISNTLNLRPVNVENTITLLDRGATIPFISRYRKEVTGALNEVQIAEVKSLNDKYVELEKRKRTILASIEEQEKLTPELKERIGNCWDPVALEDIYLPYKPKRQTRAELARKRGLEPLAKWLMLQQAGSVEAKARQFIGEEVADTGAALKGACDIIAEWVNEDEKARQLIRNIFAREAVISAKVIKGKEQEGEKYRDYFDFSTPLSRCPSHRLLAIRRGEAEGFLRVSISPDDERCLDKLVPRFARINCEAADYVEKAVEDAYKRLLKPSIETEFANLSKEKADVAAIAVFAENLRQLLLSPPLGQKRILAVDPGYRTGCKLVCLDEQGNLLHNETIYPHPPQNEFSKSAAKVTKLVSTYRIDAIAIGNGTASRETERFIANLRYDREVKVFVVSENGASVYSASKVAREEFPDYDVTVRGAVSIGRRLIDPLAELVKIDPKSIGVGQYQHDVDQTKLKQSLDQTVESCVNLVGVNLNTASKHLLMYVSGLGESLAQHIVNYRTENGPFRSRTTLKRVPRLGEKAFEQCAGFLRIPDADNPLDNSAVHPESYPVVEKMASDLGCSVKELIGNRELIATIDINRYRSGNVGTETLTDILQELEKPGRDPRSNVKLLEFDPSLRTIADVKEGMVVNGIVTNITNFGCFVDFGIKENGLVHISELADRFVTNPTDVVSLHQHVRVKVLSVDLDRKRIHLSMKNIT, encoded by the coding sequence ATGGACCGATCCATAATTATTTCGCTAATTTCCAACACGTTAAATCTCCGTCCCGTAAATGTAGAAAATACCATCACCCTTTTGGACAGAGGTGCAACCATCCCCTTTATCAGCCGCTACCGGAAAGAGGTAACCGGAGCCCTGAACGAGGTGCAGATAGCCGAGGTCAAATCGCTGAACGACAAGTATGTAGAGCTGGAGAAGCGAAAAAGGACCATTCTCGCCTCCATTGAGGAGCAGGAGAAGCTGACGCCGGAGCTGAAAGAGCGGATCGGCAACTGCTGGGATCCCGTAGCGCTTGAGGATATCTACCTCCCTTACAAACCCAAGCGACAGACACGTGCTGAACTGGCCCGGAAGAGGGGGCTTGAGCCGCTGGCCAAGTGGTTGATGCTGCAGCAGGCCGGTTCTGTCGAGGCGAAAGCCCGTCAGTTCATCGGAGAGGAGGTTGCCGATACCGGAGCCGCATTGAAGGGAGCTTGCGACATTATCGCAGAATGGGTAAATGAAGATGAAAAAGCGCGTCAGCTCATTCGAAACATCTTTGCGCGCGAGGCGGTCATTTCTGCCAAAGTAATAAAAGGGAAGGAGCAGGAGGGCGAAAAGTATCGCGACTATTTCGACTTCTCCACCCCGCTTTCCCGATGCCCTTCACACCGTTTACTTGCCATCCGGCGAGGAGAAGCGGAAGGGTTCCTGCGTGTATCCATTTCGCCCGACGATGAGAGATGCCTCGATAAGCTGGTTCCCCGTTTTGCCAGGATCAACTGCGAGGCGGCAGACTATGTCGAAAAGGCGGTGGAGGACGCCTACAAACGTCTGCTCAAACCCTCCATTGAAACGGAGTTTGCCAACCTCTCCAAAGAGAAGGCAGATGTGGCGGCCATTGCCGTCTTCGCCGAAAACCTGCGGCAACTGCTGCTCTCTCCCCCTTTGGGACAGAAACGGATACTGGCTGTCGATCCGGGATATCGGACGGGTTGCAAGCTTGTTTGCCTGGATGAGCAGGGTAACTTGCTGCACAATGAGACCATCTATCCCCATCCGCCGCAGAATGAGTTTTCGAAATCGGCCGCCAAGGTTACCAAGCTTGTCTCCACCTACCGCATCGATGCGATTGCCATCGGTAACGGTACGGCAAGCCGTGAAACGGAGCGCTTTATTGCCAACCTGAGGTATGATAGGGAGGTAAAGGTATTTGTGGTCAGTGAAAACGGGGCTTCGGTATATTCGGCATCGAAGGTGGCCCGCGAGGAGTTTCCCGATTATGACGTTACTGTCCGTGGGGCGGTATCCATAGGCCGGAGGCTGATTGATCCGCTGGCCGAACTGGTGAAGATCGATCCGAAATCGATCGGGGTGGGGCAGTATCAGCACGATGTGGATCAGACCAAGCTGAAACAGTCGCTCGACCAGACTGTGGAGAGTTGTGTCAATCTGGTCGGAGTCAACCTGAACACGGCAAGCAAGCATCTGTTGATGTATGTATCGGGACTGGGTGAATCGCTCGCGCAACATATCGTCAACTACCGTACCGAGAACGGTCCCTTTCGCTCACGGACAACCCTGAAGAGGGTGCCCCGTCTGGGCGAGAAGGCTTTTGAGCAGTGTGCCGGCTTCCTCCGGATTCCCGATGCTGACAATCCGCTCGATAACTCCGCCGTCCATCCCGAAAGCTATCCGGTTGTGGAGAAGATGGCCAGTGACCTTGGATGTTCGGTAAAGGAGCTGATCGGCAATAGAGAGCTGATCGCAACCATCGATATCAACCGTTATCGGAGTGGAAATGTCGGCACGGAGACGTTAACCGATATCCTTCAGGAGCTTGAGAAACCCGGTCGAGACCCCCGCTCGAACGTGAAACTGCTGGAGTTCGATCCTTCCCTGCGAACCATCGCCGATGTGAAGGAGGGGATGGTGGTGAACGGAATCGTGACCAACATTACCAACTTTGGCTGTTTTGTTGATTTCGGCATCAAGGAGAACGGGCTGGTCCATATTTCGGAGCTGGCCGACCGCTTCGTTACCAACCCTACCGATGTGGTTTCACTCCATCAGCATGTCAGGGTAAAGGTGCTGTCGGTCGACCTGGATCGGAAACGGATTCATCTGAGTATGAAAAATATAACCTGA
- the dnaA gene encoding chromosomal replication initiator protein DnaA, which produces MNTDCKILWRNCLDVIRDIIPEAAFNTWFKPIVPLKYEGNVLTIQVPSQFFYEYLEDKYIDLIQQTLYRKIGEGTILNYRILIEAESNTTVEMRGEPKLTVSDKKNQNPVSAKVPTPFDRVAPSEFDSQINPKYTFNNFFEGESNRLARTAAEAVGLNPAKTAFNPLFVYGKSGVGKTHLCHAIGSKVLELYPDKKVLYITAHLFKVQYTDARRFNTINDFINFYQSIDVLIIDDIQELSGLEKTQNTFFHIFNHLHHNNKQLVMTSDCSPTEMQGMEERLLTRFRWGLSTKLERPDKELRKKILKHKILTDGLTISDQVIDFIAENVTENVRDLEGVIVSLMAHSIINNREIDITLARRVMEQNIRFEKKKITVQKIQETVSDFYNIKKDLIQSASRKREIVQARQVTMYFIKKYTELSLSQIGIQVGNRNHATVLHACNTIKNLTEVDKGFRSDIQEIERLLQS; this is translated from the coding sequence TGAAATATGAAGGCAATGTTCTCACGATTCAGGTTCCCAGTCAGTTTTTTTACGAGTATCTCGAGGATAAATATATCGATCTTATCCAACAGACACTCTACCGTAAAATCGGAGAAGGAACCATTCTCAACTACCGCATCCTGATAGAGGCTGAAAGCAACACAACTGTGGAGATGCGCGGTGAGCCCAAACTTACCGTTTCCGACAAGAAGAATCAGAATCCGGTATCGGCAAAGGTGCCTACGCCATTCGACAGGGTGGCACCGTCTGAATTCGACTCGCAGATAAATCCCAAATACACCTTCAACAACTTCTTCGAGGGAGAAAGCAACCGCCTGGCACGCACGGCAGCCGAAGCGGTAGGGTTAAACCCGGCGAAGACCGCCTTTAACCCCCTTTTCGTGTATGGGAAATCGGGTGTGGGAAAAACGCACCTCTGCCACGCAATCGGTTCAAAAGTTCTGGAACTCTACCCCGACAAGAAGGTACTCTATATTACGGCACACCTGTTCAAGGTGCAGTATACGGATGCAAGACGTTTCAACACCATAAACGACTTTATCAACTTCTACCAGAGTATCGACGTACTTATCATCGATGATATCCAGGAGCTCTCGGGACTGGAGAAAACGCAGAACACCTTCTTCCATATATTCAACCATCTTCACCACAACAACAAGCAACTGGTGATGACATCGGACTGTTCTCCCACTGAGATGCAGGGGATGGAGGAGCGATTGCTGACCCGCTTCCGCTGGGGACTTTCCACTAAACTGGAACGGCCCGACAAGGAGCTTCGTAAAAAGATACTGAAACATAAAATCCTGACCGACGGATTGACCATCTCCGATCAGGTGATCGACTTTATCGCCGAAAACGTAACGGAAAATGTTCGTGATCTTGAAGGTGTCATCGTTTCGCTGATGGCACACTCCATCATCAACAACCGTGAAATTGACATCACGCTGGCACGCCGTGTCATGGAGCAGAACATCCGTTTTGAGAAGAAGAAGATCACCGTACAGAAGATCCAGGAGACAGTCAGCGATTTCTACAACATCAAAAAGGATCTGATTCAGTCCGCTTCCCGGAAAAGGGAGATTGTACAGGCACGACAGGTAACCATGTATTTCATCAAGAAATATACCGAATTATCGCTCTCCCAGATCGGGATCCAGGTGGGGAACCGGAACCATGCCACTGTACTCCACGCCTGTAACACCATCAAGAATCTGACGGAAGTGGATAAGGGGTTCCGCTCCGATATCCAGGAGATAGAGCGTCTCCTGCAATCCTGA
- a CDS encoding tetratricopeptide repeat protein yields MQTIRHGLTLILLLCATLSVAQSTVESASEAYRSEDYKRSIQLYEQVVAQLLSEGRESAEIYYNLGNAYFRNGETAKAILNYERALLLDPGDSDIRHNLRFARTRIEDKIDTAETFFLTSWINNLENLLNSNRWATLAIILFIAFLSCIATFLFVRRIWIRKTAFYAGLVIFLFVILANVFAFNQKNSRTRRNTGIVMSASASIMASPDANSQELFRLHEGTKVKLNKTYGNWIEIEIANGSVGWTSKENVEVI; encoded by the coding sequence ATGCAAACGATCAGACATGGATTGACCCTGATTTTACTTCTTTGCGCCACGCTCTCGGTTGCGCAAAGCACTGTGGAATCGGCGTCCGAAGCATACCGGAGTGAAGATTACAAGAGAAGTATCCAGCTCTATGAACAGGTGGTGGCCCAACTGCTGTCGGAAGGCAGGGAATCGGCCGAGATCTATTACAACTTGGGTAATGCCTATTTCAGAAACGGAGAGACAGCAAAGGCGATTCTGAACTATGAACGGGCTCTGCTCCTCGATCCGGGAGACAGCGATATCCGGCACAATCTCAGGTTTGCCCGTACACGTATCGAGGACAAGATCGATACCGCCGAGACCTTTTTTCTGACAAGCTGGATCAACAATCTTGAAAACCTGCTCAATTCCAACCGGTGGGCAACCCTTGCCATTATCCTCTTTATCGCCTTTCTTTCCTGCATCGCCACCTTCCTCTTTGTCAGAAGAATCTGGATCAGGAAAACAGCCTTCTATGCCGGACTGGTCATCTTTCTCTTCGTGATTTTGGCCAATGTTTTCGCCTTCAACCAGAAGAACAGCCGCACCCGGCGCAATACCGGAATCGTGATGTCGGCCTCGGCATCCATCATGGCCTCTCCAGATGCCAACAGTCAGGAGTTGTTCAGGCTGCATGAAGGAACGAAGGTCAAGCTCAACAAGACCTACGGGAACTGGATCGAGATTGAAATTGCCAATGGAAGTGTTGGCTGGACATCGAAAGAGAACGTGGAGGTGATATGA
- a CDS encoding universal stress protein, with translation MGKEDKKPGGPEQKLVTVAIHSYEKAVILKSILESEGIPAVIHGVSIIQPTVPGNVRVRINESDLPKALTIIEQVDFTSNVESMDDLEHVKVNNEVLIPVDFSSYTMKACEFGFNLAFDIGCEVKLIHAFFTPYYPMAIPFGDSFSVQTSDRDLYKDIRNRMESEMERLVKNIRERIANKELPDVRFTSALMEGLPEEEIISYSKKQRPRAIVMGTRGSNAKDLDLIGSVTAEVIDGCRTPIFAIPENSKDQDISQMKNILFLTNFREREFKAFDIMMGFIRPYPVKVYLAHMSRKGDMWVEIKLSGTQRYLEEQYPDLDIDYKLIDRDRQLEIILEEFVEEHKIDMIAMSSSRRGLFTRIFNPGIARRMLFHSDTPLLVIKGL, from the coding sequence ATGGGAAAAGAAGATAAAAAACCAGGCGGTCCAGAACAGAAGCTGGTGACCGTTGCGATCCACTCCTATGAAAAGGCGGTGATTCTTAAATCGATTCTCGAGTCGGAAGGCATTCCTGCCGTAATTCACGGAGTGAGCATCATTCAACCCACTGTTCCGGGGAACGTCCGTGTCAGGATAAACGAGAGCGATCTGCCCAAAGCACTCACCATCATTGAGCAGGTAGATTTTACCTCAAACGTTGAATCGATGGATGATCTCGAGCATGTAAAAGTGAATAACGAGGTGTTGATCCCGGTCGACTTCTCTAGCTACACGATGAAGGCCTGCGAGTTCGGCTTTAATCTTGCCTTTGATATCGGCTGTGAAGTGAAGTTGATCCACGCTTTCTTTACCCCCTACTATCCGATGGCCATACCTTTCGGCGATTCGTTCTCCGTGCAGACCTCGGATAGGGATCTCTACAAGGATATCCGCAACAGGATGGAGTCGGAGATGGAGAGGCTGGTCAAGAACATCCGTGAGAGAATTGCCAATAAGGAGTTGCCCGATGTCCGGTTCACATCCGCGCTGATGGAGGGATTACCAGAAGAGGAGATCATCTCCTATTCAAAGAAGCAGCGTCCGAGAGCCATTGTCATGGGAACACGGGGTAGCAACGCCAAGGATCTCGACCTGATCGGAAGCGTCACCGCCGAAGTGATCGACGGCTGCAGGACACCGATCTTTGCCATTCCTGAAAATTCGAAAGATCAGGATATCTCTCAAATGAAGAACATTCTTTTCCTCACCAACTTCCGGGAGCGTGAGTTCAAGGCGTTCGACATCATGATGGGATTTATCAGGCCCTATCCCGTCAAGGTCTATCTGGCCCATATGAGCAGGAAAGGGGATATGTGGGTCGAGATCAAGCTCTCGGGAACCCAGCGATATCTTGAGGAGCAATATCCCGATCTCGATATCGACTACAAGCTGATCGACCGTGACAGGCAGCTTGAGATCATCCTCGAAGAGTTTGTGGAGGAGCACAAGATAGACATGATTGCCATGTCGAGTTCCAGGAGAGGACTCTTTACCCGCATCTTTAATCCGGGAATTGCCCGCCGGATGCTTTTCCATTCCGACACACCACTGCTGGTGATCAAGGGATTGTAG
- a CDS encoding DNA-binding protein yields the protein MARTLTFNELRALKDKLPDGSIHRIAEELGLKPETVRNYFGGYNYKEGKSIGVHIEPGPDGGIVVLDDSTIFDKALSILGLEDYPVYQSEPIEGEDNI from the coding sequence ATGGCAAGAACTCTCACATTTAACGAATTAAGAGCATTGAAAGACAAGCTCCCTGACGGTAGTATCCACCGGATAGCTGAAGAATTGGGATTGAAGCCCGAGACGGTAAGAAATTATTTCGGTGGATACAACTACAAGGAAGGCAAAAGTATAGGCGTTCATATAGAGCCGGGTCCCGACGGGGGCATCGTTGTGCTGGATGATTCCACGATATTTGATAAAGCATTGTCCATATTGGGCTTGGAAGATTATCCCGTTTATCAATCAGAACCTATTGAGGGAGAGGATAATATCTGA
- the radA gene encoding DNA repair protein RadA — protein sequence MAKLKTTYFCSNCGNESPKWMGRCPACGEWGSMVEEVVRKESASKMGDTRSFESVKSHPQTLGEIRAEQEPRIDMHDEEFNRVLGGGLVPASLVLIGGEPGIGKSTLVLQTMLKLGDIRTLYVSGEESARQLKLRADRLGITNENCLIVCETNLDEIFKHIRNTSPQLVIIDSIQTVYSELLESSPGSISQVRECAASVLKFAKQSGTPVILIGHITKEGSIAGPKVLEHIVDTVLQFEGDQHYMYRILRSIKNRFGSTSELGIYEMTPSGLREVSNPSELLLTQNHEGLSGAVISAVIEGVRPFLIETQALVSTAAYGGNPQRSATGFDIRRMNMLLAVLEKRAGFKLAQKDVFLNIAGGLRVNDPGMDLAVISSILSSSLDMAVERETCLTGEVGLSGEIRPVNRIEQRITEAEKLGFSRIVVPANNLKGFKSKVKIEIEPVKKVSDAFRMLFS from the coding sequence ATGGCTAAACTGAAAACGACATACTTCTGTTCCAACTGCGGGAACGAGTCGCCCAAATGGATGGGCAGGTGCCCTGCCTGCGGGGAGTGGGGATCGATGGTGGAAGAGGTGGTGAGAAAAGAGAGTGCCTCGAAAATGGGCGATACCCGATCATTTGAAAGCGTCAAGAGCCACCCTCAGACGCTCGGCGAGATAAGGGCCGAACAGGAGCCCCGGATCGACATGCACGATGAGGAGTTCAACCGGGTACTTGGTGGCGGGTTGGTTCCCGCCTCACTGGTATTGATAGGGGGGGAACCGGGAATCGGCAAATCGACGCTGGTGCTTCAAACAATGTTGAAACTGGGTGACATCAGAACCCTATACGTTTCGGGCGAAGAGAGCGCGCGACAGTTGAAGCTGAGGGCCGACCGCCTCGGGATCACGAATGAAAACTGCCTGATCGTGTGCGAGACCAATCTCGACGAGATATTCAAGCATATCCGGAACACCTCACCGCAACTTGTTATCATCGACTCCATCCAGACAGTCTACAGCGAACTGCTGGAGTCATCGCCCGGCAGCATCTCCCAGGTCAGGGAGTGTGCCGCCTCGGTGCTGAAATTTGCCAAGCAGTCGGGCACCCCGGTGATCCTAATCGGCCATATCACCAAGGAGGGCAGCATTGCCGGACCCAAGGTACTGGAGCACATTGTAGACACGGTTCTGCAGTTCGAGGGCGACCAGCACTACATGTACCGCATATTGAGGAGCATCAAAAACCGGTTCGGCAGCACATCCGAGCTGGGAATCTACGAAATGACCCCTTCCGGACTCCGTGAGGTCAGCAACCCTTCGGAGCTGCTGCTTACCCAGAACCACGAAGGGTTGAGCGGAGCGGTCATCTCGGCGGTGATCGAGGGGGTACGCCCCTTTCTTATCGAGACACAGGCCCTGGTGAGCACGGCGGCGTACGGCGGCAATCCGCAACGGTCGGCCACCGGCTTCGATATCCGGCGGATGAACATGTTGCTGGCCGTACTGGAGAAGCGTGCCGGCTTTAAACTGGCTCAAAAGGATGTCTTCCTCAACATTGCCGGGGGATTGCGCGTAAACGATCCGGGAATGGATCTGGCGGTGATCAGCTCCATCCTCTCGTCGAGCCTGGATATGGCTGTTGAGAGAGAGACCTGTCTCACCGGCGAGGTGGGATTATCGGGCGAGATCCGTCCGGTAAACCGGATCGAACAGCGGATTACCGAAGCTGAGAAGTTGGGCTTCTCACGCATCGTTGTACCCGCCAACAACCTGAAAGGCTTTAAATCGAAAGTGAAAATTGAAATCGAACCGGTAAAAAAGGTGAGTGACGCATTCCGAATGCTATTTTCATAG
- a CDS encoding carbonic anhydrase, whose amino-acid sequence MKEIDQQGSRAGDHPLFDGIREFVANEFVPRQQFFEELGQEQHPHTLFIGCSDSRVVPNLVTRTFPGELFVVRNIANLVPYYKKDSDTFLATSAVIEYAVKQMNVSNIVVCGHSNCGGCAALYQERSELKDLPHTRKWLELALPVKEAVEEMMAKQRITLEERSEYTEKMNVVEQVNHLMRYPYVRQRIKEGRLSVMGWYYRIEKGEIHYYDLKQKRFIRIE is encoded by the coding sequence ATGAAAGAGATTGACCAACAGGGATCGAGAGCAGGCGATCACCCCTTATTCGACGGGATCCGTGAGTTTGTAGCCAACGAGTTCGTGCCGCGTCAGCAGTTCTTCGAGGAGCTGGGACAGGAGCAGCATCCGCATACGCTCTTTATCGGTTGTTCCGATTCGAGGGTGGTGCCCAACCTGGTAACCCGTACTTTCCCGGGCGAACTGTTTGTGGTAAGGAATATCGCCAATCTTGTTCCCTACTACAAGAAAGACTCGGATACCTTTTTAGCCACATCGGCCGTCATCGAGTATGCGGTAAAGCAGATGAATGTCAGCAATATCGTGGTCTGCGGCCACTCCAACTGCGGGGGATGTGCCGCCCTCTACCAGGAGCGTAGTGAACTCAAGGATCTTCCCCATACCAGGAAGTGGCTGGAACTTGCATTGCCGGTAAAAGAGGCTGTAGAGGAGATGATGGCGAAACAGAGGATTACCCTCGAAGAGAGGAGTGAATATACCGAGAAGATGAATGTGGTTGAGCAGGTAAACCATCTGATGAGGTATCCCTATGTTCGGCAACGGATTAAGGAGGGGCGGCTAAGTGTCATGGGCTGGTACTACCGGATCGAAAAGGGTGAGATCCATTATTACGACCTGAAGCAAAAACGGTTTATCCGGATCGAGTGA
- a CDS encoding phosphatase PAP2 family protein has protein sequence MKEAVENFLPIERELFFALNGSDSVFLDNLFWTYTGRYVWMLMLLCFVVIYFWKTPRPRREAILATVFLVVLFALCDQVSSGLFKPLFERYRPTHHPDFKDMVDIVNNYRGGRFGFISGHATNSFGLALFISLLFKNRWVTIPLFVWAVLNSYSRIYLGVHFISDIVAGAIVGSLLALLLYELYVQVRIRYLHVAQTQARLSFYPAKDGMLLGIICSAYILFILIFSPLLATLPH, from the coding sequence ATGAAAGAGGCGGTCGAGAATTTCTTGCCAATAGAGCGGGAGCTCTTTTTTGCGTTAAACGGCAGCGACTCCGTTTTCCTCGACAATCTTTTCTGGACCTATACCGGCAGGTATGTCTGGATGTTGATGTTGCTCTGTTTTGTTGTGATCTATTTCTGGAAGACGCCTCGACCACGCCGGGAGGCTATTCTCGCAACGGTTTTTCTGGTGGTGCTCTTTGCCCTGTGCGATCAGGTATCGTCGGGGCTGTTCAAGCCCCTCTTCGAGCGGTATCGTCCCACACACCATCCCGATTTCAAGGATATGGTGGATATTGTGAATAATTACCGGGGCGGACGGTTCGGATTCATTTCAGGCCATGCCACCAATAGTTTCGGTTTGGCGCTCTTTATATCACTACTGTTCAAGAACCGCTGGGTAACCATCCCGCTATTTGTGTGGGCAGTTCTGAACAGTTATTCAAGGATCTACCTGGGAGTCCATTTCATATCTGATATCGTTGCCGGAGCCATTGTCGGTTCACTGCTCGCATTGTTGCTTTATGAACTCTATGTCCAGGTAAGAATCCGCTACCTTCACGTCGCCCAAACGCAGGCCCGTTTGTCGTTCTATCCGGCAAAAGATGGCATGCTCCTCGGGATCATATGTTCTGCCTATATACTCTTCATTCTAATTTTCAGTCCTCTCCTGGCAACTTTACCGCACTGA
- a CDS encoding metallophosphoesterase family protein: MRGLHLFLLLCVSLTVSASGPIKIGVISDLHFLSPRLASESDALSAYESATGRKIGEMHEVLEHVLNGLQLEKIDLLLICGDLTNHGEKESHSDLTERLQSVRQSGIKVAVVPGNHDINIPDAKSYTGAKPVPAEGISESDFVKLYAPFGYGDAFSRDSSSLSYAMTIDETTWLLCLDTSRYGEYTRSSVSGGRILPQTLQWAVDLLRKAREKGVTVLGMMHHGLVEHMPYQALFFSDYLVDGWQQRAATLADEGLRVVFTGHFHSNDITRLISPGGNPIYDVETASLAGFPFAYRIIQLEEGKLSIDTRFVTSIPSNPDLETQSRQRAAELTRKVARNRIRAIGIPLPAETESALTELLVEMHLLHLRGDERPDEALVQAIQNLAGLLDGTAGETDFQLDFPPADNRLVIELEAK; this comes from the coding sequence ATGAGAGGGCTCCACCTTTTTCTTCTATTGTGCGTCTCACTAACCGTATCGGCCTCCGGTCCGATAAAGATTGGTGTGATCAGCGACCTCCATTTTCTCTCCCCGCGGCTTGCTTCCGAAAGTGACGCACTTTCTGCCTACGAATCTGCCACTGGGAGAAAGATCGGCGAAATGCACGAAGTACTGGAGCATGTTTTGAACGGACTTCAACTGGAGAAGATAGATCTGCTGCTGATCTGCGGGGATCTGACCAACCATGGGGAGAAGGAAAGCCACAGCGATCTGACGGAGAGACTGCAGTCGGTCAGGCAAAGCGGAATAAAGGTGGCGGTAGTACCTGGAAATCACGATATCAATATTCCCGATGCGAAATCCTATACCGGAGCCAAACCGGTGCCCGCCGAAGGGATATCGGAGAGCGATTTCGTCAAATTATACGCCCCGTTCGGCTATGGTGATGCATTCAGCAGGGACAGCTCCTCGCTGAGTTACGCAATGACAATTGACGAGACCACATGGCTGCTCTGTCTCGATACCAGCCGTTATGGAGAGTATACCCGCTCATCGGTAAGCGGCGGACGAATCCTGCCGCAAACCCTGCAATGGGCTGTCGATCTCCTCCGGAAAGCAAGGGAGAAGGGAGTCACCGTGCTGGGCATGATGCACCACGGCCTGGTGGAACATATGCCTTACCAGGCGCTCTTTTTCTCCGATTACCTGGTCGACGGGTGGCAACAGAGGGCCGCCACACTGGCGGACGAGGGGCTGAGGGTGGTCTTCACCGGACATTTCCATTCGAACGATATCACCCGCCTTATCTCCCCCGGCGGCAATCCCATCTATGATGTGGAGACGGCCAGCCTTGCTGGTTTTCCTTTTGCCTACAGGATCATACAGCTGGAGGAGGGGAAACTCTCGATCGATACCCGGTTTGTCACATCCATCCCGTCAAACCCCGATCTGGAGACCCAATCTCGCCAGAGAGCGGCCGAACTGACCCGCAAGGTTGCCCGTAACCGGATCAGGGCCATCGGCATCCCCCTGCCGGCCGAAACGGAATCGGCGTTGACCGAATTACTGGTGGAAATGCATCTGCTCCATCTGCGTGGCGATGAAAGACCCGACGAAGCATTGGTTCAAGCCATCCAGAACCTGGCCGGGCTGTTGGACGGGACAGCCGGCGAAACCGATTTTCAACTCGACTTTCCCCCGGCCGACAATCGGCTGGTGATTGAACTGGAGGCAAAATGA